A window of Quercus robur chromosome 12, dhQueRobu3.1, whole genome shotgun sequence genomic DNA:
acttcacgccgtgtgagggggcaagggatctctccggcaaaccaattgccgcgcaccctgacgaactccccggcggagttcctgttcgaatcgggtaggcacgatatcagccgtacccgagcatcccttgtctttaagtaataattggtggatttgctcccacagaggctgtacatttggttaatatcatggtggtctaatTGTAAGTCAAAGATATGGTTCAACTtgctgacacaactaactacccggtaaaaattggggggaagctggtcggggcacagcccgTAGTAAGTGAGTGTGCTTATTAAGAGGGGATCTacggggaacctaaccccaccttctaaaatggacattaaaggaaagaaggctgtaccctgccctcggtggagttccatatcactctcatggcagtaagccacgtccacgtcattgggaatactaaatttactcctaaaggtggccaaagcagccgggtTTCTAGAAGataagaataacccatctataaagcttAAAAACTATAAGAGTAaattcaaagaaacaaagctgaaggaacaggaaggggaagaaagacttactttgggttctaaggaggaaaagaacgctgagcaagcaagcgcacAGAAAGGTGATCGGCAGaaagtaagcactaaagatcagaggcgaaggaaaaatggaatggtgTTTGGGGaaggactatttatagagccaaaagaaatgggggaagaagaaacgcttaatcaagcaataaatgggcacagcctacgagcgacccaacgaatgccaagcgtaaccgatttgcgcgccgcttcggttcacgaaccgtcaggcaataatgacgactgcgcctggcgccgcgaaacggcgcgtcttttgagatgaatattaataagaagtgacagccagaagtcccaggctagaagattcccgaggtcaaaaggcccaggcagctccttgattcttctcggcgaccgagtatgaatcaagggggggctattgtacggcaccgagcttccaaagcccatactggccttgggcccagacccatctaggccccgggcccaagcccataccagccttgggtgcaggcccagcagaaagttccagttaccttatgcccttcttgaaactgccttggagtaaaaacaagttttgggtattgagttcccagagttgaccagttaatctttcccggtagagcgtaTGAGTCATATCcaggaaggtcatgatatgcacgggaacgtgagttgccgaacataatcggtgaaaatggaaccaagttccaagatcataaatgctgcaccgccctttcacctaaacaaccactttaaccagataatactggaccttcagtagcactaacggtgactgtaatcatgatctccccactaaccttggctataaatagaaggaagttgggagaagaaggggttcagaaaaattgggAGAAAACAGTGAAGGAGAGGGTACCAACTGGgagttactttgagtctctctgccgagaacgacccattgtaggaaatacttaagcccactacaaataaattgtgagcccaagtgacctaaggtccagaagtcttgcACTTGGTTCTTATAATGGACATTGTGTGTACGGAGTATACATCAataaatgtgaggaaaaaaataccaaataagAAATAGCTATAGTTATACGATCAAATTTACCTCAATTTATATAGCTCATAACCCCGATAAACTACAAATGATaaggaagaaggagaaaaaaatcATTGCATAGGGACAGCAAGTAATTCAGCCTAGGTACAATGAAAAAGTATGCACGTTTTGTAGACATAGCTAGTAATTCAATCGGACCTAGTCAAATTAGAGAAGCATCCATGCGAGTTCTATCAGAAATTTATCTTATTGAACGGGTATATGTAACATCCCCTTTCCTACTTTGTGAGGTAACCCAAAATCATGTTTGCTGCCATACAGGAGAGAGAAGACAAtaacaaacatgcattaaaggTTGGATTACCTTTAATTTAATCCTTATTTATTAAAAGTGAGAGACATTAAGGAACTctacataaataaattaaataagctCCTAAAGCATATCTTTCCTTTAGGTTTCTTTGATAGCAAGAATCAAATCAATCTGATGAtaatccataaaataaaaaaattcaatctgatcagctttaaaaaattgatcagctttaaataataataataataataatcagcATGTTCTGATCAGTCTTCTGAAAATGAAATCACACCATTTGTGAAGCTTTGACTGCAATGTAAAGCAGTTACTGAAAACCTCTAATACAATTGGAGTTTTTCTCTAGGCCTAGGGCTTCCTAGACACCAGTAGAACTAGGGTCTATTTTATCATGATCCTTAAATTATTGTACTCACAAGTTTACCCTTAAATGAGAATTTCCATCTCtgctttaataaaaaaaaaaaaaaacgctcaTTTAAAACATTATGTGACAACTGACAAGGCACACTGACACACATTAAGCCTCAAATGATATTGCAAGTAGAGCTAAACATATGTAAACTAGTAAGAGCATTATAATTCAAAGGATACACACGTTTAGAGGAAAAGAAATTCCATTGGTAAACCAATGTcggaaaataatattaaataataatcaTCCCAACTAAAGGGATGAACTGTGAATTTAGACCGCTTTTGGGGAAAAAGGCtttacaaaggaaaaaaaaaaaaaactgaagtgCCAAGTCCGATAGGAAATAATGCAGCTTGCTATAATAGCCTCCATTTGCtatgaaaacataaaatttagaaataatgCCTATACTATAAAGTAAATTACTACATGCTCCTCTTCGAATCTATAGCGCATTTAGCTTCTTCCTGATTCTTCCATTTCACCAAGGTGTTGAGGAATTTCATGACCTGCATATATTATGATGGGTTTGTTATCTATTGAACAGTTCTAAAATTATATGCAAGTATGTACAGAAAGCTAAATTATGTTCAAGATGTTATAGATATGTGTAAATCAAAGTTTTAAACCTCTTCTGGGTTCCTGAGAGAGTAGAATGCACTGGTTTCTTTTGGGACAGGAGATACCAATATTCCATATCCTCGATTATCCTCCTGCAACACCTGTTGAAATACAAGAATTTATTGTTAATTGGCTGCTTATGTGAAAATTACAAACTCCAATAGAATTCGGTCACAGTAGGATTACCTTGAATGCATCTTCATCAGTTCTATCATCTCCTATATAGATTGGAAGCACATCATTCTTATCACTAAGCCCTGCAACAATAAGATAATGACACAACCAACTATAAGAAAACCAACGTTGGTTCTTATTGCTTATAATCAGAAATAGAGAGTGGAGTCAATACCAAGAGATTCAAGTAGAAATTCAACTGCTTTTCCCTTGTTCCAATCAATCACAGGACGGACTTCTAAAACCTAACAAAGGGAAAAACCAAGTAATTCTATGTCAGCATGAACCtaaattattaacaaattaacaaaatcattGTAAAATAACTCTTACATACAAGCATAGAAAACTGCAAGAGGGAATATAAAACGTGTCAAGATGCAGGCAAGATAATAAATACCTTCCGCCCATGAGTTAATCGCAAACGAGGGTAGCCCTTTAGAATATCATGAACACATTGTGCAATAACAGGCCAATTCTGAAATCAGAAAATAATAGAAACATCTTTAAAATTGTAAGTGAAATTATAGTTGTGCAGAAACGATCTATTTGatcaactataaaaaaaaattggtaacaAGGCAACAAAATTAATCCGTCACCTTCTCATCTACATTACGGTAATGTACAGAGACACAAAACTTGTGATTCTCAACTTTTGCGCCTTTGATCTCTTTAGTATTCTCAACGAGGATTCTAAAAACCTGCATGAACAATAAAGAATTAGAATATATGTCTATACACTACCCTAAATTCATATTCACAATAAAAAGGACTATGCACCTTGTCAATCAAAGGCAAAAATTCCCTAGCAGGCTGGAAAAGATTCACCTCCTTACCCTATACCAAAtccaaaattgttagaaaaGTATTTATACAATTAGTGTAGCATAAAAGATTCAGCAGAAGATATCCCAAAAAATCCAATTCTACAATCACTTTATTAATAGAAAGTGTGGTTGTAAAAGATTTTGTCATCGCTTACCTGTTGATCATTAGAATCAACACAATTGGGATCCTCAGACACCGTGTGACTGAGAGGGCCCATAATGTCCATTCCATGACTACCAGCGTAATAGAGTTCTGTTAGTCCTACAAAATCATAAACCTGAAAAAAATGCAGATGTAGTGGATCAGACACTGAGGGTGTCCAGAGGATATGTATATAGATggataaaacaaaaaatccttCAATAAGAGAACACTTAACTACCTTATCACGGCTTCTTCCACTGATGATTGCTGTTGGAAAATACTTTGCAACATTTCTCACAGCAGAACGCATCTGACAACAATTTGTTTGAATTCATAAAACTGAAGACCAGTAAGGGAAATAAAGGAAAGGGCTATCTAGacataaaacacataaatatcgCTCTCTTACATCATCAGACATAAGGGCGCGATCAGGGTCATCAACTATTGGAGAAAGAGTACCATCATAATCCAAAAACATTGCTATCTTCTTGTTCTTTGCATAATTAGTAATTTGCTCAAAAAAGTTGAGTGCTGATGGATACTTCAGCTGCACCATCACAAAGAAACaggaatgaaaatgaagtaTTAGAATCAACAGCAAAACAAGAATGTTAATATActgaatttttttaagtaaaccaccgataaattaaacaaaagaaacaagcatATACCATCCAGGAGAAATAAGCAATATCAGTATCATCTGAAGCAACCTCAACATTGAAATCCTTAATTAGCTTCTTCCGAGGGGGTGAAGAGGATTTCATGGCATCCAGCCAACCATTAGATCGAACATCATCAAGCTTGCCAGGCTTTTTTCTTGGAATCATTATAAACGTACTCGAGTGCTGCAGCAAACTAGATTTCATGCCTAGTCTTGACTTCTTTATGGGTGCAGGATCAGTTAAAACAGGAGAAGCTTGATTCGTTTTCAAGTCCATTGGATCCAGATTACTTGGAAAGTAGTTATAGAAGGAATTTATCTAATTCTTTGATATGAACTGCCAGTCAGTCAATATGCAGAACCAGGTGCCTTATCCAGATTTGTTTACCCAACCATTTTGTCTATGAAAAACCACCTCTTCAATGTTTTCTTGTCACTGCTGCTGGGCGCGCAGTCCATCAAGCGCACGATTCCTGGAAACTATTGATGATATCAAAGCATTATATCAAAGGCTGAAATTGTTCGCACAGAATAAAAAAGTCTCTTAAATTAAATAGAGTAAATGTCCAACTAATAAGTATACCTTCTCATTTCCAAAGCTACACTGCATTTATAGCAGGTAACTGGACATCATTTGCACAAAGTTCTTTGGGAAAGATCTGATTTCTGCCTTCCAATACCAGAAAACTGTACCTAATTTCTGCATGGAGAATTATCCAAATGAGTCTATTGATTTAGAGTAAGCAGCATTAATTATAACTGTTGAGATATCCAGACAACAatgtctaataaaaaaataaaatagtgttaCAATTTATTACTAGTGCAGTAGAGATACCCAACGAAACTTCATAAAAGACTGAAGGTAGAATTTCTATACTAATGTTCTTGGAAATGAAAGAGTTCGACAATTGAGGTGGTATATAAAAAAGTCCAAGAACAAGAAAATTATGATAGAAAAATGGGGGGGCCGGTTACAGAAAAAGAGTTCTAAGTAAAAGCATTGCATGAGTTGTAACATTCTAAGGGATGAAAAAGCAAACTCATAATGAAAGAGTCAAGCAATTCCTCAAAACAAATATACCAACCAAGTTTAGCCAGTTCAATCCGACAATACACTGAAGCATATGAAAAGATACAAATCAAGAAGGACAAATGAATTATTGACTTCGTCTCGTACACTTAATCATGTCCATGCTATATATCTTGGGACACCTACTACCTAGATTTTAGGTGTAAGTGAATTGTGATAGATCCCACAAGAACCACTTTAATTAGATTTCAGTCAAGAAAGTTGCCAATCTTTCAAGTTTGAACGGTTCAATTGCCTTCAAcagatttgtcaaaattgtCTAGTAGTAGAACAAAATTTCTTCTGCATGTTTCAActtgaataattttatttatttagaaaggGATAGCGATCCTATTAATAATCTGCAAGGAAAAAGACTAGTACCTGTCTTGTCTTGTTAATGTATATTTATGTTAAATGGACACTTTGACCAAAACTTAtttagagagaataataaaAGACAGATCTAAAGAGACAGATTTCCCCCAAAGGCTCACAGTGAAGACATGATAATAACTCTCCATGAAATGTATGGATGAAGAATTTGTAAAActcaaaacacaaagaaaaaagcATTCAAAACGATTTTATGAACcataaacttttttcttttccaggAAAAAGATTAAGAAACGTAACCATAGAGACAAACATATATTTTAGgagcaaaattttcatattaagaACCCCCAGGATATCACTCATCACCATAAATATTTCATATTCTTTGCCTAAATAGAAACAATCCATGTACATGATGTTTCCATGTTAATGGGGATGTGAGATACATATAATATACCAAGAATTATATAATcaagtttataaaaatacatataaaatcaAGCCACGTAATATATAACCCATTCAACATAAATTCATAAGAAATCATGCAACCATAATAAATATTATCTCCAACGATCACATAACCCAGATCCAAAGAGCTAgccattttttatttgtgttgcTTCATTTTGTGGAGGTATCTTCTACATTTTAAAGATgtaaatgaaaattgaattgcTAAACTCACCATCTTGTCTAGGAGCCGTGTTCTTAATTAATGCATATACAAGCATAATCACATATCtgtgtataatattttatgacgCAAAGTGTGGGTCTACGTGGGCTCAAATTGAAGCAAAAGTGGCTTTCACTTGTAGATCTAATAGGTCAGTTTCAAattcgtaaaaaaaaaagaaaaaaaaaaagaaaaaaacatataattttccaaCATCGATTGGACACTACAACTGCCAAAACGAACATTAACTAAAACCCCACcatgaaaaataattaagacTAAATATGAGAGAGACAGAAATatcacaaaacataaaatcttTTTTCCAATTAACAAGTAATAAAacaggaaaatttttattatgctACGTGAATATTCAGCCATCTCCTAGTCTCTACCACCAAGTCAATGCTTAAAGAAACTTCTTGGCACGACCACAAAGGACGCCATTGAAAATTTACACCTAAAAACAACACCTATTCTTTCCCATTCAAAGGTCATGGGctattggttaaaaaaaattttccttttgaggGTAACACTTACATGTTACATCCAAGGGAAATTGATTAGGACACGTTGCCGAAATTTTCAGAATATATTTCCCCAGTTCACAGCAACCGACAGAACAGAAATTTGGactaaagtaaagaaaagaaaataaacaaattggCTGTCAAATCATTTGCTTTTCTTTATTATACATTTCATACAGCTCCAAACCTacatgttattaaaaaaataaatgaaccaaACAATTAATTCACAAAAAATATAGGTCAGACACCTTACAGTCCAAAACCAAAGTATGTAAAATCTTAACCATGAAAATGAAATGGAAAagcataaatttttattttttcatttttcaaaatagagagaaagaaaaaggttcgcTTTTAAAATCTAAGTCTGACTAAAGATCCAGAAAAACGCAtatgaaaacataaaataacatTGAATTTTATGATATTAATCACCAACAACGTTGCATTTGCGTTACAATCACATTGAAAAATAGCGGGAAAAAAcaccaaacaaaaaccaaacataACAGAAAGGTTAGGACTGTACCTGATTCACGAGGTAAAAAAATGTAACGGTCACTTGTTTTCGTTTTTTTTCTCGTTTCTTTTTTCCTACGAACCAAACACGACCAGatcgaaaaagaaaaacctgAAACAAAACGAAAGACACGGCATGAAACCGACCGTTTCAAACGTTTGGGAAAACTAAGAATCCAGAATccagagaaacaaaaaaaaacaaaccaatTGCGAGAAACAAagttgaaatataaaaataaaataaaaaactagaaaTTAATCACCTCCGAGAAAAcggaaggagaagaagaaaacccTAGAATGTTTCTCACtcagagagagaaaacaaataaaactaaaaaaaaaaaaaaaacgagaaAATGTGATATTGTGTGTGTTGTGTACCAcaaaaaggaaaggaaggatTTGAAGTGCGAGAAGTTTGGGTATTTATAGAGTTTGATGGGAAACAAAAGACGTGCTTAACAAGGTAACACGGTTGTTGAATTGGGAAACACCACCACTATTTTACCATTAAACCCACAGATTagcctaaattttttaatttcagatTTTAAAATGTACTATATATGATATTTAAAAAGTAATAGTAAATATGGCAATTTCAATATCAACCgactgtttttttttgggtttaaccGAATAGATAGTTTTGTATATGGTTTTTGTGGGGTCCTAGTTAGACTGACTTGAAAAGGTAACTGTAGACTGACACGTGTGGGTATTATTGTATGGAGTACATAGATGACAACACCTGTTAACGTATCACAGTGACGTGGCCACGTGTCAGTCTGGGCCCTCCACGAAAGAACGGACGGATTTCGCGCTCCCGTCACTATCCTGCACAGCTGGCAGTCCTCTTGAcgggaatatttttttttttttgccctttttttattttttattttatgggggTACTTCTCTTAAACATAATAAGCGTGATATCTATCTCCTGAAAAtaggttatttttatttagaggaaaagagaagagctgatttgaaaattattttcttttcttttctttttggctccGTTTGGTTggatgataaaaaagaaaagaaaaagaaaatgatgaaaagATAACGGGATAAGAAAGGATTTGTGAGTATTTGATTAGGAGAGTATAAAAGTAAAATGATGGAAATTACtttatttggttgaaaagaaaaatgaaataattaaaaatacaatttgtaTAACTTTATTCTCATActtcaattacataaaaaaaaattcatattttataaaaagaaagaaaaaaaaaactatcgttgagttataaaaaaccaaaacaattttttaatggtttataaaaaataaaaataaaaactaccaTTTGAGTtataaaaaaccaaacaaaacacaCCTACAATAGAGGGATTGAAAGGGGTAAATGAGTCTTTTCCATCTAcccttcttctcttccattttcTCCCCAAATTGGGGTGATGAGATTCTAGTAGACTTGATGAGAAAACAACCGGGCCCAACTAAACAACCCTTTCTCCTAATTTCTCCTCCCCCTTATCTATCCTCCTCCAAATCACCCTAATTAATCAAACGAAATGTAAGTGAGGACTGAATATTGGAACTTCAAATTCTAGGTAATATTATTGCATTTTGATAATGAAATATCACTTTTACATCTATGTACATATGTGGactttatatacatatataattttttgagttattgCTTTTGATCATAAACATAACTTTCACATCTATGTACACACACAAATGTACATATATGTAAAAAGTTATGTTTATGATCAACGACCTGCTCAATCCATTCAAATTCTTCAACCTGCTTTGTCTCACATGGATATGGTTTTGATTTCTAAACAGGTTGGGTGAGTTCAACTATAAAAGTGGAGGGTTAAGTTGGGTGGTGGCtgagttttttttaaatcactaaGACCTACTGAACCCGcctatatatacatatcttttagtttaaatttaatatcattttttttgtgataacaCTATGATTTAAACATGTTAACATGAAAAGTGAATTATACTTGTCCAACATATTTAAAAGTATACATAGTGAAATGGATATTGTACTcatagcttcttcttttttctttttttcttttttattttattataaataggAAAGTTAGAAAATACTCCTTCCTTAAGGTGTCTATACTTTGATTTATGGAAAAGTGAGTCATTTCCTAGATTTCCTTCGAGGGTTTATAGGATTGATAGAGAATATAACTTCTTAAATTTGTATGTAAATGgtaaaattatttctaaaatttagtATACAACATATAACTAAAATTAACTCGCTCAATTTGTTGAGTTGAAATCGCCTAAATTTTCAACCAAACTTGTTGTTTTTGAAGGTTGGTGGGTCGATGGCAGTTTGGAATATTTCCAACCTTGCCATTGAAAAAATTTCTCTTAACTCGCCCTATccaatccttttatatatatatgaaacaaaTAATTATAGGGAATAACCTTTTCGAAGAATCATTAGGAGTGATCTTAAGATATTATTGTCCATttgagaacaacttatttagttttattgctgaaagtatgttaaaatatacttatactttaaaaaagtaaacaaaaaaaaatatttaaaataactgtacatgaaaactaaaaacaaaaggctGAGTTTATAAGCTTTAGTCAAACAAAcactaaataaaatttgtgaattttttttttttttgagacttCATGAATCTTATGAGGTATTGAAAATCACTAGAACAAACTCTTAAGATAACCATTAAGTCAAGGtctatttgataaaaaatttctagtaacgttgttcaaattttatgaaaatacgGGTGATGATAAATTCATGTCATAAATTTGTGTGACAATTCATTAaactttaccctttttttttttgagggacatTAAACTTTACCctaatattttgagttttttttttttttttttttttgggtatcaTGTATGTGAATCTTGTGCAACAAGAAGGGAGTATTGATAAAGGAAAGTGTGAAAAGGTTGTCACATGGAAAAATGGTTCTTTTTTGTGtaaaagaggtttttttttttaacagctGGAGCCACAGGAATCTCGTGGGAGAAAGGTCACGTGGCTCATGCCCACAATCCGAGCTGTCAAATAGGCCTTTATTACAGTTAATAATTAAGATAGTGTGCCTA
This region includes:
- the LOC126709278 gene encoding probable trehalose-phosphate phosphatase F encodes the protein MDLKTNQASPVLTDPAPIKKSRLGMKSSLLQHSSTFIMIPRKKPGKLDDVRSNGWLDAMKSSSPPRKKLIKDFNVEVASDDTDIAYFSWMLKYPSALNFFEQITNYAKNKKIAMFLDYDGTLSPIVDDPDRALMSDDMRSAVRNVAKYFPTAIISGRSRDKVYDFVGLTELYYAGSHGMDIMGPLSHTVSEDPNCVDSNDQQGKEVNLFQPAREFLPLIDKVFRILVENTKEIKGAKVENHKFCVSVHYRNVDEKNWPVIAQCVHDILKGYPRLRLTHGRKVLEVRPVIDWNKGKAVEFLLESLGLSDKNDVLPIYIGDDRTDEDAFKVLQEDNRGYGILVSPVPKETSAFYSLRNPEEVMKFLNTLVKWKNQEEAKCAIDSKRSM